A genomic region of Papaver somniferum cultivar HN1 chromosome 7, ASM357369v1, whole genome shotgun sequence contains the following coding sequences:
- the LOC113294100 gene encoding uncharacterized protein LOC113294100, whose translation MVTEKSGVQPHFQIGWPNLSQAITLTNKKSEREKFSRAEKGKNISLAPNLNVNLNKNLNSNFLPQRLSKRVNFGDKGASTSNVGSSPINSGSDSASVGDSDRVDNDLTRKEVDSQTTIIFQIESEDDVEEHLKQAVSIPYLQKLDASLENVSIDSQSTDTSPKETLFGKDFLSSTEKWSIIKHRVEPDLRNQFDSILVQMKCEMAVVEEFCVCGMRLRLPNSDFEWLFSGIYAPSNYLTRPYFWREIEEVRAYWNFPWVIGGDWNVIRYIHERTSCVESNNAMRKFNRFISRHELLDFPMIGATFTWTNNQVQSIRSRIYRFLLSPIWEINFPNVVQQALARPCSDHSPLALICNGVKGGPGPFGCEKFWYAHPDFLTFISNAWTSFTVSGSAGFIMCKKLQLLKPLLKSWAKHEFGDMDRRLEELEEVFMQLDEEEDLHNGITDVQRETRLKARKDYCNIKIAKGEKWRSRARVNHITNNENNTNYFHKLASDRRRRNFIGAIKVNGFSSISEDLKNWLELYVGEDECINAIKLLGKNQAPGPDGFAISFYLRCWEILKEDFMNIFQELQHRSFLYWRLKNTFISLIPKKYTIEEIKYLRPINLVHGVYKIVSKVLAERFKTALPSVIYAEQTAFIKKRKILDGVLVANELIDSRTRSGKPDLLIKVDFEKAFDHMNWDFIDEIFGKMGFGDKWRSWVSCCVELVRFSVIINGLATGYFKSSKGIRQGDPLSPFLFLLVGEALSFMIKQAQEHGLISGFQVAGRGRLISHLQFADDTLIFLDADVEQIKQLRLLLISFEMLTGLKINFAKSQIFGVCYDGDMNHFADLLGCYTGMLPTTYVGLPLGDKCKGVAKLDKVIDKVIFRLPGWKSYCCQEQEKLL comes from the exons ATGGTGACGGAAAAGTCGGGGGTACAGCCACATTTCCAAATTGGTTGGCCAAATTTATCGCAGGCAATTACTCTGACTAACAAGAAATCTGAAAGAGAGAAATTCTCGCGAGCTGAAAAAGGCAAGAATATTTCTTTAGCTCCGAATTTGAATGTAAACTTAAATAAAAATTTGAATTCAAATTTTCTACCCCAACGTCTCAGTAAAAGGGTAAATTTTGGAGATAAAGGCGCTTCTACATCCAATGTGGGGTCCAGTCCAATAAATTCAGGGAGTGACTCAGCATCAGTGGGAGACTCAGACCGGGTTGATAATGATCTAACTCGGAAGGAAGTTGACTCACAAACAACGATTATTTTTCAAATTGAATCTGAAGATGATGTGGAAGAGCATTTGAAACAAGCTGTTTCCATTCCGTATCTTCAAAAACTGGATGCTTCTTTGGAAAATGTTTCAATTGATTCTCAAAGTACTGATACTTCTCCAAAAGAAACATTGTTTGGTAAGGATttcctttcttcaacagagaagtGGAGTATTATTAAACACAGAGTTGAACCTGATCTTAGGAACCAATTCGATTCAATTTTAGTgcaaatg AAATGTGAAATGGCCGTAGTGGAGGAATTCTGTGTATGCGGGATGAGACTAAG ACTTCCAAATTCAGATTTTGAATGGCTTTTTTCTGGTATTTATGCGCCTAGTAATTATTTGACAAGACCGTATTTTTGGAGAGAAATTGAAGAAGTTAGAGCGTATTGGAATTTTCCTTGGGTGATTGGAGGAGACTGGAATGTTATTAGATATATTCATGAAAGAACATCTTGCGTTGAATCCAACAATGCAATGAGAAAATTCAATAGATTTATATCTAGACATGAACTTCTAGATTTTCCCATGATTGGTGCAACTTTTACTTGGACAAACAACCAAGTTCAAAGTATCAGAAGTAGAATTTACAGATTTCTTCTGTCACCTATTTGGGAGATCAATTTCCCTAATGTTGTGCAACAAGCTCTTGCAAGGCCATGTTCTGATCATAGTCCTCTTGCCCTTATCTGCAATGGTGTAAAAGGTGGTCCTGGTCCTTTTGGTTGTGAAAAATTCTGGTATGCACACCCTGACTTTTTAACTTTCATTTCAAATGCTTGGACATCCTTCACTGTTTCAGGTAGTGCAGGTTTCATTATGTGCAAAAAGTTGCAGTTGCTCAAACCATTGCTCAAGTCGTGGGCAAAACATGAGTTTGGTGATATGGATAGAAGACTAGAAGAGTTGGAAGAAGTTTTCATGCAGTTGGATGAAGAGGAAGACTTGCACAATGGTATTACAGATGTGCAACGGGAAACAAGGTTAAAAGCAAGGAAAGATTATTGCAATATCAAAATTGCAAAAGGAGAGAAGTGGAGAAGTAGAGCCAGAGTTAATCACATCACCAACAATGAAAACAACACAAATTACTTTCATAAACTTGCTTCAGATAGGAGAAGGCGAAACTTCATTGGTGCTATCAAAGTTAATGGT TTTAGCAGCATTTCTGAAGATCTCAAGAATTGGCTGGAGTTATATGTGGGGGAAGATGAATGTATTAATGCAATCAAATTACTGGGGAAAAACCAGGCTCCAGGGCCTGATGGGTTTGCCATTAGTTTTTATTTAAGGTGTTGGGAGATATTAAAAGAAGACTTCATGAATATTTTTCAAGAATTACAGCATAGAAGCTTTTTATATTGGAGATTAAAGAATacattcatttctttgattcctaAAAAATATACCATTGAGGAGATAAAATATCTTAGACCAATTAATCTAGTACATGGGGTGTATAAAATTGTCTCCAAAGTATTAGCTGAGAGGTTTAAAACTGCTCTTCCTAGTGTAATTTATGCTGAACAAACTGCTTttataaagaaaaggaaaattcTTGATGGTGTTTTGGTGGCTAATGAGTTAATTGATTCAAGAACAAGGAGTGGTAAGCCTGATTTACTTATTAAAGTGGACTTTGAAAAAGCATTTGATCATATGAATTGGGACTTCATTGATGAGATTTTTGGTAAAATGGGTTTTGGAGATAAATGGAGGAGTTGGGTTAGTTGTTGTGTTGAACTTGTTAGATTCTCAGTGATTATTAATGGTTTAGCAACTGGATACTTCAAAAGCAGTAAAGGGATTAGACAGGGAGATCCCTTGTCACCCTTCTTGTTCCTTCTTGTAGGTGAAGCTctctcttttatgataaaacaaGCGCAAGAACATGGTCTTATTTCAGGTTTTCAAGTAGCAGGTCGAGGAAGATTGATAAGTCACTTACAATTTGCTGACGATACCCTCATTTTTTTGGATGCTGATGTGGAGCAGATTAAGCAATTGAGGTTATTACTAATCTCCTTTGAAATGTTAACAGGCCTTAAAATTAATTTTGCAAAGAGCCAAATTTTTGGAGTGTGTTATGATGGTGATATGAATCATTTTGCTGATCTTTTGGGTTGCTATACTGGAATGCTTCCAACTACCTATGTAGGTCTTCCACTGGGTGATAAATGCAAGGGAGTGGCAAAATTGGATAAAGTAATTGATAAAGTTATATTCAGGCTACCAGGTTGGAAAAGCTATTGTTGTCAAGAGCAGGAAAAATTACTTTGA